One genomic segment of Novisyntrophococcus fermenticellae includes these proteins:
- a CDS encoding HPr family phosphocarrier protein: MAESKIRLTSAKAVEEFVNAAARCDFDIDIFYNRFIIDAKSILGILSMDLTRTLTVHYYGEDQEFKRTLQKFAVA, from the coding sequence ATGGCAGAAAGCAAAATCAGGTTAACAAGTGCAAAAGCCGTTGAAGAATTCGTAAACGCAGCAGCCAGGTGTGACTTTGATATTGATATATTTTACAATAGGTTTATAATTGATGCGAAATCAATTCTCGGCATATTGAGCATGGACTTAACAAGGACACTGACCGTTCACTACTATGGTGAGGATCAGGAATTTAAGCGCACATTACAGAAGTTTGCAGTGGCTTAA
- a CDS encoding metal-sensing transcriptional repressor: MEEHISHEKHSHVLEDGTVIEHKHDHVHAHTQTKAVLNRLSRAIGHLESIKRMVEDGRDCSEVLIQLSAVKSAINNTGKVILQDHIEHCIVDAVESGDTEALEELNKAIDRFIK; encoded by the coding sequence ATGGAAGAGCATATATCACACGAAAAACACAGCCATGTATTGGAAGATGGAACGGTAATCGAACATAAGCATGACCATGTACATGCACATACGCAGACAAAGGCTGTGCTGAATCGTCTGTCCCGTGCAATCGGTCATCTGGAATCTATAAAACGTATGGTAGAGGATGGACGGGACTGCAGCGAGGTGCTGATTCAGCTTTCAGCGGTAAAATCTGCAATTAATAATACAGGGAAGGTCATACTACAGGATCACATTGAGCACTGTATTGTGGATGCGGTGGAAAGCGGAGATACAGAAGCGCTGGAAGAGTTGAATAAAGCGATTGACAGATTTATAAAGTAG
- a CDS encoding histidine phosphatase family protein: MKLIFIRHGEPNYEIDSLTEKGWREAEYLSQRTSSWDITDIYCSPLGRARDTASATLKKLNREAAICDWLREFNAPVINPETGEKGIPWDLMPAYLNQHPELFDLHAWHQNPDMAAGHLKGNYEYVTGELDTLLAGYGYNREGYYYRTNGETHRDDVIVCFCHLGITCALISHLINTTPHQLWQGFCLAPTSVTILGTEERKTGESYFRCQVMGDTSHLLMNHEPVSIYASFTEPFQG; the protein is encoded by the coding sequence ATGAAATTAATTTTTATACGACATGGGGAACCCAATTACGAAATAGACTCGCTCACTGAAAAAGGCTGGCGCGAGGCCGAATACCTCTCCCAAAGAACAAGCAGCTGGGATATTACCGATATCTACTGCTCTCCTCTTGGCCGTGCCAGAGATACCGCTTCTGCCACATTAAAAAAGCTGAACCGGGAGGCGGCCATCTGTGACTGGCTTCGGGAATTTAATGCACCTGTAATAAATCCTGAGACCGGCGAAAAGGGAATCCCCTGGGATCTGATGCCTGCTTATCTCAACCAGCATCCAGAGCTGTTTGACTTACATGCGTGGCACCAAAATCCTGATATGGCGGCCGGACATCTGAAAGGAAACTATGAGTATGTAACTGGAGAATTAGACACTTTGCTCGCAGGGTATGGCTACAATCGAGAGGGATATTATTATCGCACGAACGGCGAAACACATCGTGATGATGTAATCGTCTGCTTTTGTCATCTGGGAATTACCTGCGCACTTATTTCCCATCTGATTAACACCACTCCACACCAGTTATGGCAGGGTTTTTGCCTTGCCCCTACCTCTGTAACCATTTTAGGTACTGAAGAACGCAAAACAGGCGAATCTTATTTCCGCTGCCAGGTAATGGGAGATACTTCTCATTTGCTTATGAACCACGAACCAGTTTCCATCTATGCTTCCTTTACGGAACCTTTTCAAGGATAA
- a CDS encoding ATP-dependent DNA helicase has translation METIQISVRALVEFLLRSGDLDNRRGGWADKEAMQKGSRIHRKIQKRMGSGYMAEYPLIYEKQFEHYILKIEGRADGIFSEDGMDVIDEIKSTYAPLEHLEEPLPVHIAQAKCYAYIYALQKHKKQMRVQMTYCNLETEDIRRFQEEYTMEELDNWFTDLTNQYHKWAEFQYQWRLKRDASMQGLEFPYPYREGQKKLVSDVYRTILRKKELFVNAPTGVGKTLSTLFPAVRAVGEKKGDKIFYLTAKTITRTVAEEAFTTLKLHGLVYKVITLTAKEKMCVCEEMECNPETCERAKGHYDRVNDAVFELLNNCDTFSRDILLEAAQKAEVCPYEFQLDLATWADAVICDYNYVFDPVVHLRRFFGEGTGKGEHLFLIDEAHNLVERGREMYSASVFKEDFLEIKRIIKPYTLHKKLTNALERCNRQLLGYKRECSETCLELTNVGEFVISMMNLLGELEKFLQDYKEGAHRKKILEFYFSVRSFVNIYELLDENYMIYAMHTEEGRFMLKLFCVNPAANLQECLNKGRSAVFFSATLLPIKYYKKLFSTNTDDYAVYVGSPFEPGNRKLILGRDVSTRYTRRGMEEYTRIASYISQTVKQKRGNYMAFFPSYRMMEDVYHIFCESFLPGLEEDGKVETPLQSSGMNEREREEFLDAFSGNGGQGESLIGFCVMGGIFSEGIDLDGEQLIGAIVVGTGIPQLSVERELLKKFYDRRGENGFDYAYRYPGMNKVLQSAGRVIRTAQDKGVVVLLDERFLHREYLNLFPTEWSNYTACSLRTVAGEVRQFWDGETGCAT, from the coding sequence ATGGAGACGATACAGATTTCTGTACGTGCCCTGGTCGAATTTCTGCTGCGCAGCGGAGACCTGGATAATAGAAGGGGAGGCTGGGCTGATAAGGAAGCGATGCAAAAAGGCAGCCGGATACACAGAAAAATACAGAAACGAATGGGATCAGGGTATATGGCGGAATATCCTCTGATTTACGAAAAACAATTTGAACATTATATCCTTAAAATTGAAGGCCGGGCGGACGGAATTTTTTCTGAGGACGGAATGGATGTAATCGATGAAATCAAGAGCACTTATGCGCCTTTAGAACATCTGGAAGAGCCGCTACCTGTTCATATAGCTCAGGCCAAATGCTATGCCTATATTTATGCTCTGCAGAAACATAAAAAACAGATGCGGGTTCAGATGACCTACTGTAATCTGGAAACAGAGGATATCAGGCGTTTTCAGGAAGAGTATACGATGGAAGAACTGGACAACTGGTTTACGGATTTGACAAATCAGTATCATAAGTGGGCCGAATTTCAATACCAGTGGAGGCTAAAGCGGGATGCATCCATGCAGGGGCTGGAATTCCCTTATCCATATCGGGAAGGACAGAAGAAGCTGGTGTCGGATGTTTACCGGACGATCCTTCGAAAAAAGGAGTTATTTGTTAATGCACCGACCGGTGTGGGGAAAACTTTGTCAACTTTGTTTCCGGCTGTGCGAGCCGTAGGCGAAAAAAAGGGTGATAAGATTTTCTATCTTACTGCGAAAACAATTACCAGAACTGTAGCCGAAGAAGCTTTTACTACTTTAAAGCTTCACGGCTTGGTTTATAAAGTTATAACACTGACCGCTAAGGAAAAGATGTGTGTCTGCGAAGAAATGGAATGCAATCCGGAAACTTGTGAAAGGGCAAAGGGTCATTACGACAGGGTCAACGATGCCGTCTTTGAGCTCCTGAACAACTGTGATACCTTTTCACGGGATATCTTGCTGGAGGCAGCCCAAAAAGCTGAAGTCTGCCCTTACGAATTCCAACTCGATCTGGCAACCTGGGCAGATGCGGTAATTTGTGATTATAATTATGTGTTTGATCCGGTGGTTCATCTGCGCCGCTTTTTTGGGGAAGGTACGGGAAAAGGTGAACATCTCTTTTTGATCGATGAGGCCCATAATCTGGTGGAGCGGGGCAGGGAGATGTACAGTGCTTCCGTGTTCAAGGAGGACTTTCTGGAAATAAAGCGTATTATAAAGCCATATACACTGCATAAGAAGCTTACCAATGCGCTGGAGAGATGCAATCGACAACTCTTAGGATATAAAAGGGAGTGTAGTGAAACGTGTCTGGAGTTGACCAACGTGGGCGAATTTGTTATTTCAATGATGAACCTGCTGGGGGAGCTGGAAAAGTTTCTGCAGGATTATAAAGAAGGTGCGCATAGAAAAAAGATTCTGGAGTTTTACTTTTCTGTGAGATCATTCGTGAATATCTATGAATTGCTGGATGAAAATTATATGATTTATGCCATGCATACAGAGGAGGGCAGGTTTATGCTGAAACTCTTCTGCGTCAACCCTGCGGCCAATCTTCAGGAATGTCTGAATAAGGGGCGGAGTGCAGTATTCTTTTCTGCAACACTTCTTCCCATCAAATATTATAAAAAACTGTTCTCGACCAATACGGATGATTACGCGGTTTATGTGGGTTCCCCTTTTGAACCGGGGAATCGGAAACTGATTCTGGGGAGGGATGTGAGTACAAGGTATACCAGACGAGGGATGGAGGAATATACGAGAATTGCTTCTTACATCAGTCAGACAGTGAAACAGAAAAGGGGAAATTATATGGCGTTTTTCCCCTCTTACCGTATGATGGAGGATGTGTACCATATTTTTTGTGAATCCTTCCTTCCGGGACTGGAGGAGGATGGGAAGGTGGAGACGCCGCTCCAGTCTTCAGGTATGAACGAGCGTGAACGGGAAGAGTTTCTGGATGCATTTTCCGGGAATGGTGGGCAGGGTGAGAGCCTGATCGGATTTTGCGTCATGGGGGGTATCTTCTCAGAGGGAATTGATTTGGATGGAGAACAACTGATTGGCGCAATTGTGGTGGGAACCGGGATTCCCCAGCTGAGCGTGGAAAGAGAACTGTTAAAGAAATTCTATGACAGAAGAGGGGAAAATGGTTTTGACTATGCTTACCGCTATCCGGGTATGAATAAGGTTCTCCAATCGGCGGGACGCGTCATCCGTACGGCACAGGATAAAGGCGTGGTAGTGCTTTTGGATGAACGGTTTCTACATCGGGAATACTTGAATCTGTTTCCTACAGAATGGAGTAATTACACAGCATGCAGCCTCAGAACAGTAGCGGGTGAAGTAAGACAGTTCTGGGATGGGGAGACTGGCTGCGCTACTTAG
- a CDS encoding Mrp/NBP35 family ATP-binding protein: MAKECSSTSCSKESCEGCPSKVKPDFHVDMNQYSDVKHVIGVVSGKGGVGKSFVTASLANQMARMGYQVGIMDADITGPSIPKMYGIHDSARGDDQGLRPSETMNGIKVMSVNLLLPNEEDPVIWRGPVLANMVKQFWSDVNWGELDYLFVDMPPGTGDVPLTVFQSLPVEGIVIVSSPQDLVRMIVTKAYKMAQMMNIPVLGIIENYSYIRCPDCGKEMHIFGESHIDEIAGELGTRVLGKMPIRTDYAEAADAGNFGQVLNEYIDDALEALLGK, translated from the coding sequence ATGGCTAAAGAATGCAGCAGTACATCCTGCAGCAAAGAAAGTTGTGAAGGATGTCCAAGTAAGGTAAAACCGGATTTCCATGTGGATATGAATCAGTATTCAGATGTAAAGCATGTGATAGGTGTAGTAAGTGGTAAGGGAGGCGTGGGAAAATCTTTTGTTACTGCATCTCTTGCGAATCAAATGGCAAGAATGGGCTATCAGGTGGGAATTATGGATGCGGATATTACAGGTCCCTCCATTCCAAAGATGTATGGAATTCATGATTCGGCCAGAGGTGATGATCAGGGGCTGCGTCCCAGCGAGACGATGAATGGTATTAAAGTCATGTCTGTCAACCTGCTGCTGCCCAATGAAGAAGACCCTGTCATCTGGAGGGGACCTGTTCTGGCTAACATGGTGAAACAATTCTGGAGTGATGTGAACTGGGGAGAACTGGATTATCTGTTCGTAGATATGCCGCCTGGAACCGGAGACGTACCGTTGACTGTGTTCCAGTCACTTCCGGTAGAAGGTATTGTGATTGTTTCGTCACCGCAGGATCTGGTTCGTATGATTGTGACAAAGGCCTATAAGATGGCTCAGATGATGAACATTCCTGTTCTTGGAATCATCGAGAATTACAGTTATATCCGGTGTCCTGACTGTGGGAAGGAGATGCATATCTTCGGAGAGAGCCATATTGATGAGATTGCAGGGGAATTGGGAACAAGGGTACTTGGCAAGATGCCGATTCGGACAGACTATGCAGAGGCGGCAGATGCAGGAAACTTTGGACAGGTTTTGAATGAATATATAGATGACGCCTTGGAAGCACTTTTAGGGAAATAA
- a CDS encoding LysR family transcriptional regulator: MDVNYELYKVFYYVAVSLSFSEASKQLFISQSAVSQSIKVLEKKLGISLFIRSTKKVQLTPEGETLLRHIEPAVNLIQRGEAQIMESSTLGGGQLRIGASDTICRYYLVSYLQKFHKSYPNVHIKVTNQTSTRCVDLLESGQVDLIVTNFPNSRLPSRMTTIPIYEFQDVFIANRDYFSQLTGRKIHLKELLEHPILMLDRKSTTSEFLHNLFQQHQLDLVPEIELGSNDLLIDLANIGLGIAFVPDYCIKNSQNLFQVQIAEDLPTRQLVIAHNAHLPIPQAAKEFLLQFSQATLK, translated from the coding sequence ATGGATGTGAATTATGAATTATATAAAGTATTCTATTATGTTGCTGTCTCGCTCAGTTTTTCCGAGGCTTCAAAGCAGTTGTTTATCTCTCAGTCTGCAGTCAGCCAGTCCATCAAAGTTCTGGAAAAAAAACTGGGAATCAGTCTCTTCATCCGCAGTACAAAGAAGGTGCAGCTCACCCCGGAAGGAGAAACACTACTTCGTCACATTGAGCCGGCAGTCAATCTGATTCAGCGGGGAGAAGCTCAGATTATGGAGTCCAGCACTCTGGGCGGCGGTCAGCTGCGTATCGGTGCCAGCGATACCATCTGCCGCTATTATCTGGTTTCTTACCTGCAAAAGTTTCATAAAAGTTATCCCAACGTCCATATAAAGGTAACCAATCAAACTTCTACCCGATGTGTCGATCTCCTGGAATCCGGGCAAGTGGATCTGATTGTGACTAACTTCCCCAACTCCAGGCTGCCCAGCAGGATGACAACCATTCCTATCTATGAATTTCAGGATGTCTTTATCGCAAACCGGGACTATTTTTCTCAGCTGACAGGCCGGAAGATTCATCTTAAAGAATTATTGGAGCACCCCATTCTGATGCTGGATCGAAAAAGTACAACCAGTGAGTTTCTGCACAACCTCTTTCAACAGCATCAGCTGGATCTGGTGCCGGAAATCGAGCTGGGAAGTAATGACCTGCTGATTGATCTGGCTAATATCGGTTTAGGAATCGCATTTGTCCCTGACTACTGCATAAAAAATTCCCAGAACCTTTTTCAGGTTCAAATCGCCGAAGACCTGCCCACCAGACAACTGGTAATCGCCCACAACGCCCATCTCCCCATCCCTCAGGCAGCAAAAGAATTTTTACTACAGTTCAGCCAGGCAACATTAAAATAA